The following are encoded together in the Apis mellifera strain DH4 linkage group LG4, Amel_HAv3.1, whole genome shotgun sequence genome:
- the LOC550671 gene encoding venom serine protease Bi-VSP, giving the protein MLIVCLTLIGLLQPLIHVVYAQDQCTTPNQEEGVCINLRSCQFLITLLEKEGLKVKNYLKQSLCRYENNDPFVCCPKNSGRESKIERENSYGPLLPPQCGFNNISHTRVVGGIPAKLGAWPWLTVLGFRSSLNPSQPRWLCGGSLISARHVLTAAHCAVRKDLYVVRIGDLDLSRDDDGAHPIQVEIEDKLIHPDYSTTTFVNDIAVLRLAQDVQFTEYVYPICLPVEDNLRNNNFVRNYPFVAGWGSTETRGPASDILLEIQLPVINNEQCKQAYSKFKAAEIDNRVLCAAYRQGGKDACQGDSGGPLMLPQHWYYYQIGVVSYGYKCAEPGFPGVYTRVTAFLDFIISALK; this is encoded by the exons ATGTTGATTGTGTGTCTGACGTTAATTGGTCTTCTGCAACCATTAATTCACGTGGTATATGCTCAAG ATCAATGCACAACACCGAATCAAGAAGAAGGCGTATGCATCAATCTCAGAAGCTGCCAATTTTTGATAACATTGTTAGAAAAGGAAGgcttaaaagttaaaaactaCCTTAAGCAATCTCTGTGCAGGTATGAAAATAACGATCCATTCGTTTGCTGCCCAAAGAATTCAGGCAGAGAGAgcaaaatagaaagagaaaattcgtATGGACCCTTGTTACCACCACAATGTGGTTTCAATAATATCAGTCACACAAGAGTAGTTGGTGGTATTCCAGCTAAACTTG gtgcTTGGCCCTGGCTTACTGTATTAGGTTTTCGTAGTTCTTTGAACCCTTCGCAACCAAGATGGCTATGTGGAGGTTCCTTGATATCGGCTAGACACGTTCTAACTGCGGCGCATTGCGCAGTTCGTAAGGATTTATATGTAGTTCGTATCGGAGATTTAGATTTATCACGAGATGATGATGGTGCTCATCCTATTCAAGTAGAAATCGAAGATAAATTGATACATCCTGATTATAGTACTACGACATTTGTAAACGATATTGCCGTTCTCAGATTGGCACAAGATGTACAATTTACAg aatatgtATATCCCATTTGTCTTCCTGTAGAAGATAATCTTCGAAACAATAACTTCGTTCGAAACTATCCCTTCGTTGCTGGATGGGGATCAACTGAAACCC GAGGACCAGCTAGCGATATATTATTAGAGATACAGTTACCAGTAATCAACAATGAACAATGCAAACAAGcttattccaaatttaaagCCGCTGAGATCGATAATCGTGTATTATGCGCTGCATACAGACAAGGTGGAAAAGATGCTTGTCag GGTGATAGCGGAGGCCCTTTAATGTTACCGCAACATTggtattattatcaaataggAGTTGTATCCTATGGTTATAAATGTGCTGAACCCGGATTTCCTGGAGTCTATACTAGGGTCACCGCCTTCCTCGATTTCATCATTTCagcattgaaataa